In Candidatus Cetobacterium colombiensis, one genomic interval encodes:
- a CDS encoding LytS/YhcK type 5TM receptor domain-containing protein has product MFELASKLFNTLGYIIAIAFFFCRFKSAKSIFNREKYTKKDTLLLSLVFSGLSILGTYIGVEYRGAIANTRNISIVVGGLLAGPEVAIISSIIAGIHRASIEVSRLTAIPCAIATVLGGIITCFLYKKANASNRSLLGFFAGVLIENFSMLLIILLAQDKVLAIDIVKNLYLPMIFVNGVGVAVIIIITEEILEEKEREAGTQAKLALEIANKTLPFFKKGESLDEICKILLESLKAEIVVITNKESIIASSSKASNLFLKHQEIQSNATKKVLTSGEILIFDRNSGFNDFSYSEEIIRSCIITPLFQDEKVSGTLKIYFKNNEKIAARKKYLAIGLSQLISTQLEISKIENLKAMARDAELKALQNQINPHFLFNALNTTASFVRFNPSRAREIIIDLSTYLRHNLENSTKLVPLKKELEQVKAYINIEKARFQNRFEVIYDFDENLDDVRIPSLTIQPLVENSIKHGILKQRESGIVKITIKKEATKYLISIEDNGIGIDENIISNLNKKIEKNIGLKNVHNRLKLLYGKGLVIERLKKGTKISFYIDQEDA; this is encoded by the coding sequence ATGTTTGAATTAGCTAGTAAACTTTTTAATACTCTTGGTTATATAATCGCCATTGCTTTCTTCTTTTGTCGATTTAAAAGTGCCAAAAGTATTTTTAATAGAGAAAAATATACAAAGAAGGACACTCTTTTATTATCTTTAGTTTTTTCAGGTTTATCTATTTTAGGTACATATATTGGTGTCGAATATAGAGGGGCTATTGCTAATACCAGAAATATTAGTATTGTAGTTGGAGGCTTATTAGCTGGTCCTGAAGTTGCTATTATTTCTAGCATTATAGCTGGAATACATCGAGCCTCTATTGAAGTCAGTAGATTAACTGCTATCCCTTGTGCTATTGCTACTGTTTTAGGTGGTATTATCACTTGTTTTTTATATAAAAAAGCTAATGCTAGTAATAGGTCTCTTTTAGGCTTTTTTGCAGGAGTTTTAATTGAAAATTTTAGTATGCTTCTTATTATCCTTTTAGCTCAAGATAAAGTTTTAGCTATAGATATTGTTAAAAATCTCTACCTTCCTATGATATTTGTCAATGGTGTAGGTGTTGCTGTTATCATCATTATCACAGAAGAAATTTTAGAAGAAAAAGAAAGAGAAGCTGGTACTCAAGCAAAATTAGCTCTTGAAATTGCTAATAAAACTCTTCCATTTTTTAAAAAAGGTGAATCTTTAGATGAAATTTGTAAAATTCTTTTAGAATCTTTAAAAGCTGAGATTGTTGTTATAACTAATAAAGAATCTATAATAGCCAGCTCTTCCAAAGCTAGTAATCTTTTTCTTAAACATCAAGAAATACAAAGTAATGCTACAAAAAAAGTTTTAACCTCTGGAGAAATTTTAATTTTTGATAGAAACAGTGGATTTAATGACTTTTCATATTCAGAAGAAATTATCAGATCTTGTATAATAACTCCACTATTTCAAGATGAAAAAGTCTCAGGTACTTTAAAAATTTATTTTAAAAACAATGAAAAAATTGCAGCTCGAAAAAAATATCTTGCTATCGGTTTATCTCAGTTAATCTCAACTCAATTAGAAATTAGTAAAATTGAAAATTTGAAAGCTATGGCTAGAGATGCTGAATTGAAAGCTCTTCAAAACCAAATAAATCCTCATTTTTTATTTAATGCTTTAAATACAACAGCATCTTTCGTTAGATTTAATCCTTCTAGAGCTAGAGAAATTATAATTGATCTTTCTACGTATTTAAGACATAATTTAGAAAATTCAACCAAACTAGTTCCATTGAAAAAAGAACTCGAACAAGTTAAAGCTTATATTAACATTGAAAAGGCAAGATTTCAAAATAGATTTGAAGTTATTTATGATTTTGATGAAAATTTAGACGATGTCCGTATTCCTAGTTTAACTATTCAACCTCTTGTTGAAAATAGTATTAAACATGGTATTTTAAAGCAAAGAGAAAGTGGGATTGTAAAAATAACTATAAAAAAAGAGGCAACAAAATATTTAATATCTATCGAAGATAATGGTATAGGTATTGATGAAAACATTATAAGTAATCTAAATAAAAAAATTGAAAAAAATATTGGTTTAAAAAATGTTCATAATCGTTTGAAACTTTTATATGGAAAAGGACTAGTTATTGAAAGATTAAAAAAAGGAACTAAAATATCATTTTATATTGATCAGGAGGATGCATAA
- a CDS encoding LytR/AlgR family response regulator transcription factor translates to MLSCIIVEDEFPAREELKFFINSNNNFQIDKEFENPIDALKYIEKNNVDVVFLDINMSELDGMSLGKIIHKFNKNIKLVFTTAYREYAVDAFEIKAFDYILKPYSEERIIKALDNLVEEFTDTNKNGSSKEFSVKKLTVNLDSKMFVLSIEDILYIEADEKETHIFTKDNMYFSKLKISQLENILSENIFFRCHRSYIVNLDKIIEVEPWFNATYILKVSNCNFKIPVSRNHVKKLKEILTIR, encoded by the coding sequence ATGCTTAGTTGCATAATTGTTGAAGATGAATTTCCTGCTAGAGAGGAATTAAAATTTTTTATTAATAGTAATAATAATTTTCAAATTGATAAAGAATTTGAAAATCCAATAGACGCTCTAAAATATATTGAAAAAAATAATGTTGACGTTGTTTTCCTTGATATAAATATGTCAGAATTAGATGGAATGAGTTTAGGAAAAATAATTCATAAATTTAATAAAAATATCAAATTAGTTTTTACTACAGCTTATAGAGAATACGCTGTCGATGCTTTTGAAATAAAGGCTTTTGATTATATTCTAAAACCATATTCAGAAGAAAGAATTATAAAGGCTTTAGATAATTTAGTAGAAGAATTTACTGATACTAACAAAAATGGATCTTCTAAAGAATTTAGTGTGAAAAAATTAACTGTAAATCTTGATTCTAAAATGTTTGTTTTATCCATAGAAGATATACTTTATATTGAAGCTGATGAAAAAGAAACTCATATTTTTACAAAAGATAATATGTATTTTTCTAAACTTAAGATATCTCAATTAGAAAACATTTTATCTGAAAATATTTTTTTTAGATGTCATCGTTCATATATTGTAAATCTTGATAAGATTATCGAAGTAGAACCTTGGTTTAATGCCACTTACATCCTAAAAGTTTCTAATTGTAATTTTAAAATCCCTGTTAGTAGAAACCACGTAAAAAAACTTAAAGAAATTTTAACTATTCGATAA
- a CDS encoding carbon starvation CstA family protein, with the protein MISFIGSLIALILGYIIYGKYVEKVFGANEKKETPAVRLADGVDYVELDWKKAFLIQFLNIAGLGPIFGAVAGALWGPAAFLWIVFGCIFAGATHDYLSGMLSVRHDGATIAEIVGHYLGENAKKIMRVFSVVLLVLVGVVFVNGPAGILASMTSINTLTWVAIIVAYYLLATILPIDKLIGKIYPIFGASLIIMGIGIGGGLIIEGYNIPEISMINLHPKGTSIYPYLFITIACGAISGFHATQSPLMARCMRNEKEGRRIFYGSMIAEGVIALVWAAAAMTFFGGTEGLMNAGPAGVVVNTISNSILGKVGGALALLGVVACPITSGDTAFRSARLAIADAINYKQGPIKNRFVIAVPLFAVGIGLCFIDFAIIWRYFAWSNQTLATIALWAGAVYLANEGKNHWIATIPGTFMTAVVTTYILIAPEGFKLSETVGYVVGIVGAILALILFLKKINNKETVKA; encoded by the coding sequence ATGATTAGTTTTATTGGATCGTTGATAGCTTTAATATTGGGGTACATAATATATGGTAAATATGTAGAAAAAGTATTTGGAGCAAATGAAAAAAAAGAAACTCCAGCAGTACGTTTAGCAGATGGTGTTGATTACGTTGAGTTAGATTGGAAAAAAGCATTTTTAATACAATTTTTAAATATAGCAGGATTAGGTCCTATCTTTGGAGCTGTAGCAGGAGCTTTATGGGGACCAGCAGCATTTTTATGGATTGTTTTCGGATGTATCTTTGCAGGAGCAACGCATGATTATCTTTCTGGAATGCTTTCTGTAAGACATGATGGAGCTACAATTGCTGAAATAGTTGGACATTATTTAGGAGAAAATGCAAAAAAAATAATGAGAGTATTTTCAGTTGTATTGCTAGTTTTAGTTGGAGTTGTATTTGTAAATGGACCGGCAGGAATATTAGCTAGTATGACAAGTATAAATACACTAACATGGGTAGCTATAATAGTTGCTTATTACTTATTAGCAACAATTTTACCAATAGATAAATTAATTGGAAAAATATATCCTATCTTTGGAGCTTCTTTAATAATAATGGGAATAGGTATTGGAGGGGGATTAATTATAGAAGGATACAATATTCCTGAAATATCAATGATTAATCTACATCCAAAAGGTACATCAATATATCCATATTTATTTATAACAATAGCTTGTGGAGCAATTTCAGGATTTCATGCAACACAATCACCGTTAATGGCTAGATGTATGAGAAATGAAAAAGAAGGAAGACGTATATTTTATGGATCAATGATAGCAGAAGGAGTAATTGCATTAGTTTGGGCAGCAGCAGCGATGACTTTCTTTGGAGGAACAGAAGGATTAATGAACGCAGGGCCAGCAGGTGTTGTAGTTAATACAATTTCAAATAGTATTTTAGGTAAAGTTGGAGGAGCTCTTGCTCTGTTAGGTGTTGTAGCATGTCCAATAACTTCAGGAGATACAGCATTTAGAAGTGCAAGATTAGCAATAGCAGATGCTATAAATTATAAACAAGGACCTATAAAAAATAGATTTGTTATAGCTGTTCCTTTATTCGCAGTTGGAATAGGATTATGTTTTATAGATTTCGCAATAATTTGGAGATATTTTGCTTGGTCAAATCAAACATTAGCAACTATAGCTTTATGGGCGGGGGCTGTTTACTTAGCAAATGAAGGCAAAAATCACTGGATTGCCACAATACCAGGAACGTTTATGACAGCTGTTGTTACGACATATATTTTAATAGCACCAGAAGGGTTTAAATTATCAGAAACTGTGGGATACGTTGTTGGAATAGTAGGGGCAATACTAGCATTAATTTTATTCTTAAAAAAGATAAATAATAAAGAAACAGTTAAAGCTTAA
- a CDS encoding EI24 domain-containing protein — MKKIKFMLESYLEAHKIIKELKLTWGYFIGGLVGIIILLFFYWISSYVGSWIFEKLNLIFRIQKYAGLLKWIIIFIIRVIMVSIEYFFFKAILLGILAPFFSYISEKVENYKEGTEYNFTFKDNIKFILRGLKIASKSFFKEMIYTLIAIVLGIVPIVNIFVPVLIFIIQSYFISYNFVDYTLERRKYSAEESLKFMKENRITFILGGAIFTIIYFIPIIGIIIGPVISIVAFTTTTLKILNLKNANKE; from the coding sequence GTGAAAAAAATAAAATTTATGTTAGAAAGTTATTTAGAAGCTCATAAAATAATAAAGGAATTGAAATTAACTTGGGGATATTTTATAGGTGGACTTGTAGGGATAATTATTTTATTATTTTTTTATTGGATTTCTTCTTATGTAGGGAGCTGGATATTTGAAAAGTTAAATTTGATATTTAGAATTCAAAAATACGCAGGTTTATTAAAATGGATAATTATTTTTATAATTAGAGTTATAATGGTAAGTATAGAATATTTCTTTTTTAAAGCTATATTATTGGGAATTTTAGCTCCTTTTTTTAGTTACATTTCAGAAAAGGTTGAAAATTATAAAGAGGGGACAGAATATAATTTTACATTTAAAGATAATATAAAATTTATACTGAGAGGATTAAAAATAGCATCAAAAAGTTTTTTTAAAGAAATGATTTACACACTTATAGCAATTGTTTTAGGTATTGTTCCTATAGTAAATATTTTTGTTCCAGTTTTAATTTTTATAATTCAGAGTTATTTTATTTCATACAATTTTGTTGACTATACATTAGAGAGACGAAAATATTCTGCTGAAGAAAGTTTAAAGTTTATGAAAGAAAATAGAATAACATTTATTTTAGGAGGAGCAATTTTTACAATAATATATTTTATTCCTATAATTGGAATAATAATAGGTCCAGTTATAAGTATAGTTGCTTTTACAACAACAACATTGAAAATTTTAAATCTTAAAAATGCAAATAAAGAATAA
- a CDS encoding OmpA family protein gives MRNKKIIAMLLLTTSLLGACTATTNNAGNKKAGSTVKGAAAGALIGQLVGKDTKGTLIGAGIGALAGLGWGAYKDAQYKEFMNALQSTNITVTNNKDNINLRLPGESSFKSGSAVLNGGFYAPLNSIAYIMNKYPETKIQVSGYTDNTGNPNSNLNLSLQRAQSVANYLAAQGVSPSRISSVGYGDRNPVASNATSEGRALNRRVEINIYQQ, from the coding sequence ATGAGAAACAAAAAAATAATTGCTATGTTATTATTAACGACATCACTATTAGGAGCATGTACTGCTACAACTAATAATGCTGGAAATAAGAAAGCTGGCAGTACTGTAAAAGGGGCAGCAGCAGGAGCTCTAATTGGTCAATTAGTAGGAAAAGATACAAAAGGTACATTGATTGGAGCTGGGATAGGAGCATTAGCAGGATTAGGTTGGGGAGCATATAAAGATGCTCAGTATAAGGAATTTATGAATGCACTACAAAGTACAAATATAACGGTTACTAATAATAAAGACAACATAAACTTAAGATTACCTGGAGAATCATCATTTAAGAGTGGAAGTGCAGTATTAAATGGAGGATTTTATGCTCCTTTAAACTCAATAGCTTACATTATGAATAAATACCCAGAAACAAAGATTCAAGTTTCAGGATACACTGATAATACGGGAAATCCAAATTCAAACTTAAACTTATCTTTACAGAGAGCTCAAAGTGTAGCTAATTATTTAGCGGCTCAAGGAGTTTCACCAAGTAGAATTTCAAGTGTAGGGTACGGAGATAGAAATCCAGTAGCTTCTAATGCAACTTCAGAAGGAAGAGCATTAAATAGAAGAGTTGAAATAAATATATATCAACAATAA
- the nox gene encoding H2O-forming NADH oxidase translates to MSKIVVVGANHAGTATVNTILSNYPNEEVVVFDKNSNISFLGCGMALWIGKQISGPEGLFYSSKEKLECNGAKVHMETEITKIDYDNKIVYGINKDGETVSETYDKLILSTGSLPIDLPIPGKNLKNVQFVKLYQHAEDVIKKLENQDLKNIVVVGAGYIGVELAEAFQRCGKNVELVDLSDSCLSGYYDTEFRNLMTENLAKNGINVNFGEKVLEIKGTDKVEEVITDKKTYKADMVILAVGFVPNNLLGKDKLELFKNGSYKVDLTQMTSEKDVYAIGDCATVYDNSIEDTNYIALATNAVRSGIVAAHNACGTKLESIGVQGSNGISIYGLNMVSTGLTLEKAKALGYDAIATEFNDLQKPGFIEHDNEEVLLKIVYDKNTRRVLGAQMASRQDISMGIHMFSLAIQEKVTIDKIKLLDIFFLPHFNQPYNYITMAALGAK, encoded by the coding sequence ATGAGTAAAATAGTTGTAGTAGGAGCAAATCATGCAGGAACAGCAACAGTTAATACAATATTATCAAATTATCCAAATGAAGAAGTTGTAGTGTTTGATAAAAATTCAAATATTAGTTTTCTAGGATGTGGAATGGCTTTATGGATAGGAAAGCAAATTTCAGGACCAGAGGGACTATTTTATTCTTCAAAAGAAAAGTTAGAGTGTAATGGTGCTAAAGTTCATATGGAAACAGAAATAACAAAAATTGATTATGACAATAAAATTGTTTACGGAATAAATAAAGATGGGGAAACTGTTTCTGAGACATATGATAAATTAATTTTATCAACTGGATCATTACCAATTGATTTACCAATTCCAGGAAAAAATTTAAAAAATGTTCAGTTTGTAAAATTATATCAACATGCTGAAGATGTTATAAAAAAATTAGAAAATCAAGATTTAAAAAATATAGTTGTAGTAGGAGCAGGGTATATAGGAGTTGAATTGGCTGAAGCATTCCAAAGATGTGGTAAAAATGTGGAGTTAGTTGATTTAAGTGATAGTTGTTTATCTGGATACTATGATACTGAGTTTAGAAATTTAATGACAGAAAATTTAGCAAAAAACGGTATAAATGTAAACTTTGGAGAAAAAGTATTAGAAATAAAAGGAACTGATAAAGTAGAAGAAGTTATAACAGATAAAAAAACTTATAAAGCAGATATGGTTATTTTAGCTGTTGGATTTGTACCAAATAATTTATTAGGAAAAGATAAACTAGAATTATTTAAAAATGGATCATATAAAGTTGACTTAACTCAGATGACAAGTGAAAAAGATGTATATGCTATAGGAGACTGTGCAACGGTTTATGATAATTCTATTGAAGATACAAATTATATCGCTTTAGCAACAAATGCAGTTCGTTCAGGTATTGTTGCAGCTCATAATGCATGTGGTACAAAATTAGAAAGTATTGGAGTGCAAGGGTCAAACGGAATTTCTATATATGGATTAAATATGGTTTCAACAGGTTTAACTTTAGAGAAAGCTAAAGCACTAGGATATGATGCAATAGCAACTGAATTTAATGATTTACAAAAACCTGGATTTATAGAGCACGATAACGAAGAGGTTTTATTAAAAATTGTTTATGATAAAAATACAAGAAGAGTTTTAGGTGCTCAAATGGCATCAAGACAGGATATTTCAATGGGAATCCATATGTTCTCATTGGCAATTCAAGAGAAAGTAACAATTGACAAGATAAAATTATTAGATATCTTCTTCTTACCACACTTCAATCAGCCATATAACTATATTACTATGGCAGCTTTAGGTGCAAAGTAA